One stretch of Microbacterium terrae DNA includes these proteins:
- the mnhG gene encoding monovalent cation/H(+) antiporter subunit G — protein MVSAAGPSTDAAPSAVDVALDTTALILILIGALLCLTAAIGLLRFRDVPTRLHAATKPQVLGLILVCLAVALSLRSWPVVAFLVPVVLIQLATAPLSAHMVGRQAYRNGTIDESDLYVDELADSRRTPPAAGG, from the coding sequence CTGGTCTCCGCTGCGGGGCCGTCGACGGATGCCGCCCCGTCGGCCGTCGACGTCGCGCTCGACACGACCGCGCTCATCCTCATCCTCATCGGGGCCCTGCTGTGCCTCACCGCGGCGATCGGCCTGCTGCGGTTCCGGGATGTGCCGACCCGCCTGCACGCGGCGACGAAGCCGCAGGTGCTCGGGCTGATCCTGGTGTGCCTGGCCGTTGCGCTGTCGCTGCGGTCGTGGCCGGTGGTGGCCTTCCTGGTGCCCGTCGTGCTGATCCAGCTCGCGACAGCGCCGCTGTCGGCCCACATGGTCGGTCGCCAGGCGTACCGCAACGGCACGATCGACGAGTCCGACCTCTACGTCGACGAGCTCGCCGACTCGCGCCGCACCCCGCCCGCCGCCGGCGGCTGA
- a CDS encoding monovalent cation/H+ antiporter complex subunit F, protein MSPLLIVIYVVFTIAALLTLWRIVIGPSILDRAVASDVLLTEIMCVLGAEMAINHHTKTLPVLLIIAAVGVFGSISIARFVARRDNDTP, encoded by the coding sequence ATGAGCCCCCTGCTGATCGTCATCTACGTCGTGTTCACCATCGCGGCGCTGCTGACCCTGTGGCGCATCGTGATCGGCCCGTCGATCCTCGACCGGGCCGTGGCATCCGACGTTCTCCTCACCGAGATCATGTGCGTGCTCGGCGCCGAGATGGCGATCAACCACCACACCAAGACGCTGCCGGTGCTGCTGATCATCGCCGCGGTCGGCGTGTTCGGGTCGATCTCGATCGCGCGCTTCGTCGCGAGAAGGGACAACGACACCCCGTGA
- a CDS encoding Na+/H+ antiporter subunit E, which yields MSAENAQPAREDKRSLLALVWRQLPFFVWLVALWMLLWGQFTWLAFFTGVIAAAVVTRVFRLPPVELSGRVNLWFGLIFVLEFIYALVRGSLTVAWQALDWRRQPGAAIVAVQLRTDDDLIMTHTGVTASLIPGSLIVETDRDRRILYLHVIGVRNDRDVEYQRESVLKWERRIVMAVGSRAQVEAVKA from the coding sequence GTGAGCGCCGAGAACGCGCAGCCGGCGCGGGAGGACAAGCGGTCGCTGCTCGCACTGGTGTGGCGGCAGCTGCCGTTCTTCGTGTGGCTCGTCGCGCTGTGGATGCTGCTGTGGGGGCAGTTCACGTGGCTGGCGTTCTTCACCGGCGTGATCGCGGCTGCGGTCGTCACCCGCGTGTTCCGCCTGCCGCCGGTCGAGCTGTCAGGCCGCGTCAACCTCTGGTTCGGGCTCATCTTCGTGCTCGAGTTCATCTACGCGCTGGTGCGCGGCTCTCTCACCGTCGCCTGGCAGGCGCTGGACTGGCGGCGTCAGCCGGGCGCCGCGATCGTGGCGGTGCAGCTGCGCACCGACGACGACCTGATCATGACCCACACCGGGGTGACCGCATCCCTCATCCCCGGCTCGCTGATCGTCGAGACCGACCGTGACCGGCGCATCCTCTACCTGCACGTCATCGGCGTGCGCAATGACCGCGACGTGGAGTACCAGCGCGAGAGCGTGCTCAAATGGGAGCGGCGGATCGTCATGGCCGTCGGATCGCGCGCCCAGGTCGAGGCGGTGAAGGCATGA
- a CDS encoding Na+/H+ antiporter subunit A has translation MLLLLGAFALLPIALPWLVSKLGPRAFFVAALLPIGAFVHAASLTPRVLSGDIPFQSYAWIPPLGIDLSMRMDTLSWLMTLVVTGVGALVMLYCRWYFRGKGENLGQFAAVLLAFAGAMYGLVLTDDLVVLVMFWEITSVLSYLLIGYYNRRAASRRAALQALLVTTLGGLVMLIGVVLLVVDAGTSSITGILDAAPTGLVVDVALALLLVGALSKSAIFPFHFWLPGAMAAPTPVSAYLHAAAMVKAGIYLIARFAPVFAFAPSWRPMVIGLGVFTMLLGGFQALRETDLKRILAFGTVSQLGFLTVVLGYGTRDVALAGLALLLSHALFKSALFLVVGVIDRQLGTRDITELSGIGRQAPIMATFAIVAVSSMAGIIPTIGFVAKEGVLAALLHEATSGSVWGAVALAGVVLGSVLTVAYGVRFVWGAFWTKKVPTPTPPAADAARGASGRGGPAAGAAVEPTRWPDPPIGFLGAPVVLAALTVVSGFAASMLDTAFAGYADLAPAASPGIAAPEHPAHLALWHGLEPALWISLGTIVVGALVFQLTRRQVLARRMLPFTAADAYNGALRAVARLSVVTTSFTQRGSLPVYVGTIFVVLVAAQGTALLAGDAWTAQLDAYQTPMQLVVAPIMIAAGLIAVRARKRYTGVVLVSVTGLGMVLLFATSGAPDLALTQILVETVTLVAFALVLRRIPSRMGEHNASVWPIARAVLGAAVGVTMAAVVMVATSARSSVPISERFPDLAYELGHGKNVVNVALVDLRGWDTMGELSVLILAATGVASLVFVTHRSDTLSSFIAPLPTAATRTRRPLVETDQGVRPRAEAPSGRMAWLVGGQRVRPENRSIMLEVVVRILFHTIIIVSLYLLFAGHNLPGGGFAGGLVAGMALVMRYVAGGRYELGAAAPADAGRLLGFGMAIAVACAIVPLFFGAAPLTSAWFEVELPVLGHIEFVTSTLFDVGVYLVVIGLVLDVLRSLGAEVDRQAQDVADARPQGVRA, from the coding sequence ATGCTCCTCCTCCTCGGCGCGTTCGCACTCCTGCCGATCGCCCTGCCGTGGCTGGTCTCGAAGCTCGGTCCCCGCGCGTTCTTCGTCGCCGCCTTGCTGCCGATCGGCGCGTTCGTGCATGCCGCATCGCTCACGCCGCGCGTGCTCTCGGGTGACATCCCGTTCCAGTCCTACGCGTGGATCCCGCCGCTCGGCATCGACCTGTCGATGCGGATGGACACGCTGTCGTGGCTCATGACCCTCGTGGTCACCGGCGTCGGCGCGCTGGTCATGCTCTACTGCCGCTGGTACTTCCGCGGCAAGGGCGAGAACCTGGGGCAGTTCGCCGCCGTGCTCCTCGCCTTCGCCGGAGCGATGTACGGCCTGGTGCTCACCGACGACCTCGTCGTGCTCGTGATGTTCTGGGAGATCACGAGCGTGCTGTCGTACCTCCTCATCGGGTACTACAACCGCCGCGCCGCCAGCCGCCGCGCCGCTCTGCAGGCGCTCCTCGTGACGACGCTCGGCGGTCTCGTCATGCTCATCGGGGTGGTTCTCCTGGTGGTCGACGCAGGCACCTCGAGCATCACCGGCATCCTCGATGCGGCGCCGACCGGCCTCGTCGTCGATGTCGCGCTCGCGCTGCTGCTCGTCGGCGCCCTCAGCAAGTCGGCGATCTTCCCCTTCCACTTCTGGCTGCCCGGCGCCATGGCCGCGCCCACGCCGGTGAGCGCGTACCTCCACGCGGCCGCCATGGTGAAGGCCGGCATCTACCTGATCGCCCGCTTCGCCCCGGTGTTCGCCTTCGCGCCGTCGTGGCGTCCGATGGTCATCGGCCTGGGCGTGTTCACGATGCTCCTCGGCGGCTTCCAGGCCCTGCGCGAGACCGATCTGAAGCGCATCCTGGCGTTCGGAACCGTCAGCCAGCTCGGCTTCCTCACGGTGGTGCTCGGGTACGGCACCCGTGACGTCGCCCTCGCCGGCCTCGCCCTGCTGCTCAGCCACGCGCTCTTCAAGTCGGCGCTGTTCCTCGTCGTCGGCGTGATCGACCGCCAGCTCGGCACCCGAGACATCACCGAGCTCAGCGGCATCGGCCGGCAGGCGCCGATCATGGCGACGTTCGCGATCGTCGCCGTCTCATCCATGGCGGGCATCATCCCCACGATCGGCTTCGTCGCCAAAGAAGGCGTGCTCGCCGCATTGCTCCACGAGGCGACCTCCGGCTCCGTCTGGGGCGCTGTCGCCCTCGCCGGGGTCGTGCTCGGCTCGGTGCTCACCGTCGCGTACGGCGTGCGTTTCGTGTGGGGCGCCTTCTGGACCAAGAAAGTCCCCACACCCACTCCACCCGCCGCTGACGCGGCGCGCGGAGCCTCGGGGCGCGGGGGCCCAGCCGCGGGCGCGGCCGTCGAGCCCACCCGCTGGCCCGACCCGCCGATCGGCTTCCTCGGGGCTCCGGTCGTGCTCGCCGCGCTCACCGTCGTCTCGGGGTTCGCGGCATCGATGCTCGACACCGCGTTCGCCGGCTACGCCGACCTCGCCCCGGCCGCGTCACCCGGCATCGCCGCCCCGGAGCATCCCGCGCACCTGGCGCTGTGGCACGGGCTCGAGCCGGCCCTGTGGATCTCGCTCGGAACGATCGTGGTCGGCGCCCTGGTCTTCCAGCTGACCCGGCGACAGGTGCTCGCACGACGGATGCTGCCGTTCACGGCGGCCGACGCGTACAACGGCGCCCTCCGTGCCGTCGCGCGCCTGTCGGTCGTGACGACGAGCTTCACCCAGCGGGGCTCGCTGCCGGTGTACGTCGGCACGATCTTCGTGGTGCTGGTGGCGGCCCAGGGCACCGCCCTGCTGGCGGGTGACGCGTGGACCGCGCAGCTCGACGCCTATCAGACGCCGATGCAGCTGGTCGTGGCGCCGATCATGATCGCCGCCGGCCTCATCGCCGTACGGGCGCGCAAGCGCTACACCGGCGTCGTGCTGGTGTCGGTGACCGGCCTCGGCATGGTGCTGCTGTTCGCCACGAGCGGTGCACCCGACCTCGCCCTCACGCAGATCCTCGTCGAGACCGTCACCCTGGTCGCCTTCGCTCTGGTGCTCCGGCGGATCCCGTCGCGGATGGGGGAGCACAACGCGTCGGTCTGGCCGATCGCGCGCGCCGTGCTCGGCGCGGCGGTGGGCGTGACCATGGCCGCCGTCGTGATGGTGGCGACCTCGGCCCGCAGCAGCGTGCCGATCTCGGAGCGCTTCCCCGACCTGGCGTACGAGCTCGGCCACGGCAAGAACGTCGTGAACGTGGCGCTCGTCGACCTCCGCGGGTGGGACACGATGGGCGAGCTGTCGGTGCTCATCCTCGCGGCGACGGGTGTGGCATCCCTCGTGTTCGTCACCCACCGCTCCGACACGCTCTCGAGCTTCATCGCCCCGCTTCCGACCGCGGCGACGCGCACCCGGCGGCCGCTGGTCGAGACCGACCAAGGCGTGAGGCCCCGCGCCGAGGCGCCCTCGGGCCGCATGGCCTGGCTCGTCGGCGGTCAGCGGGTGCGCCCCGAGAACCGCTCGATCATGCTCGAGGTGGTCGTGCGCATCCTCTTCCACACGATCATCATCGTGTCGCTCTACCTGCTCTTCGCGGGCCACAACCTGCCCGGTGGCGGGTTCGCCGGCGGCCTCGTCGCCGGCATGGCGCTCGTCATGCGCTACGTCGCGGGCGGCCGGTACGAGCTGGGTGCGGCGGCTCCCGCCGACGCTGGCAGGCTCCTCGGATTCGGCATGGCGATCGCCGTCGCCTGCGCGATCGTGCCGCTGTTCTTCGGCGCCGCGCCGCTCACGAGCGCATGGTTCGAGGTCGAGCTGCCGGTGCTCGGCCACATCGAGTTCGTCACCTCGACCCTGTTCGACGTCGGCGTCTACCTCGTCGTCATCGGGCTGGTGCTCGACGTGCTGCGCAGCCTCGGCGCCGAGGTCGATCGACAGGCGCAGGACGTCGCCGACGCGCGACCGCAGGGGGTGCGCGCCTGA
- a CDS encoding Na+/H+ antiporter subunit D: MTFLAQIAPGLVPLLATLPLLGAAVALIAGRHRRTQVVVSITTLTVVSIIAALLLVVVDVGDEAIAVSVGGWPIPFGIVLYVDRLASLLVLVSSIVLLAVLLFSVGQGAADGDDETPVSIFHPSYLILAAGIFTAFIAGDLFNLYVGFEILLVASFVLITLGSTESRIRTGVVYIVVSLVSSILFLAAIAMIYGALGTVNMVQISERMTQLPQDTQYVLHVMLLLAFSIKAAVFPLSFWLPDSYPTAPAPVTAVFAGLLTKVGVYAIIRTETEMFLDNDVNTVLLWVALATMVVGVLGAVAQAELKRILSFTLVSHIGYMIFGLAIATPAAIGATIYYTVHHIVVQTTLFLAVGLVERRAGSTSILRVKGLMKAAPVIAVLYFIPAVNLGGLPPFSGFIGKFALFDAAAEVGTPIMIVLIVGGVVTSLLTLYALMRAWNLAFWREEDDSAETEARISYLGASPGGVETERRVIPRIMTASTAGMVALTVALTVFAGPLYDVCTRIGAALLEPVTLVQLEEQHQVSTGGLEKEDSP; the protein is encoded by the coding sequence ATGACGTTCCTCGCCCAGATCGCTCCGGGGCTCGTTCCGCTCCTCGCGACGCTGCCGCTGCTCGGAGCCGCCGTCGCCCTCATCGCCGGGCGCCACCGTCGCACGCAGGTGGTGGTGTCGATCACGACGCTCACCGTCGTGTCGATCATCGCGGCGCTGCTGCTCGTCGTGGTCGATGTCGGCGACGAGGCGATCGCGGTGTCGGTGGGCGGCTGGCCGATCCCGTTCGGCATCGTGCTCTACGTCGACCGGCTCGCGTCGCTGCTGGTGCTCGTCTCGAGCATCGTGCTCCTCGCGGTGCTCCTCTTCTCGGTGGGTCAGGGCGCCGCGGACGGCGATGACGAGACACCGGTCTCGATCTTCCACCCGTCGTACCTGATCCTCGCCGCGGGCATCTTCACGGCATTCATCGCGGGCGACCTCTTCAACCTCTACGTCGGGTTCGAGATCCTCCTCGTGGCATCCTTCGTGCTCATCACGCTCGGGTCGACGGAGTCGCGCATCCGCACCGGCGTCGTCTACATCGTCGTCTCGCTGGTGTCGTCGATCCTGTTCCTCGCGGCGATCGCGATGATCTACGGCGCGCTCGGCACGGTGAACATGGTGCAGATCTCGGAGCGCATGACGCAGCTCCCGCAGGACACGCAGTACGTGCTGCACGTCATGCTGCTGCTCGCCTTCAGCATCAAGGCCGCCGTCTTCCCGCTGTCGTTCTGGCTGCCCGACTCGTACCCGACCGCGCCGGCGCCGGTCACGGCGGTGTTCGCCGGCCTCCTCACCAAGGTCGGCGTGTACGCGATCATCCGCACCGAGACCGAGATGTTCCTCGACAACGACGTGAACACGGTGCTGCTGTGGGTCGCGCTCGCGACGATGGTCGTCGGCGTCCTCGGCGCGGTCGCGCAGGCCGAGCTCAAGCGCATCCTGTCGTTCACGCTGGTGAGCCACATCGGCTACATGATCTTCGGGCTCGCGATCGCGACACCCGCCGCGATCGGCGCGACCATCTACTACACGGTGCACCACATCGTCGTGCAGACGACCCTGTTCCTCGCGGTCGGTCTCGTCGAGCGCCGAGCCGGCTCGACCTCGATCCTGCGCGTGAAGGGCCTCATGAAGGCGGCGCCGGTGATCGCCGTGCTCTACTTCATCCCCGCGGTGAACCTCGGCGGACTGCCGCCGTTCTCGGGGTTCATCGGCAAGTTCGCGCTCTTCGACGCGGCGGCCGAGGTCGGCACCCCGATCATGATCGTGCTCATCGTCGGCGGTGTGGTCACATCCCTCCTGACGCTCTACGCCCTCATGCGCGCCTGGAACCTCGCATTCTGGCGCGAGGAGGACGACTCCGCCGAGACCGAGGCCCGCATCTCGTACCTCGGTGCGTCGCCCGGCGGCGTCGAGACCGAGCGCCGCGTGATCCCCCGCATCATGACGGCCTCCACGGCGGGGATGGTCGCCCTCACCGTCGCGCTCACCGTCTTCGCCGGGCCGCTGTACGACGTCTGCACGCGCATCGGCGCGGCTCTCCTCGAGCCGGTCACCCTGGTGCAGCTCGAGGAGCAGCACCAGGTCAGCACGGGCGGTCTCGAGAAGGAGGACTCGCCGTGA
- a CDS encoding Na(+)/H(+) antiporter subunit C, protein MDVSMVLIVIMAVLFACGVYAMLERSLTRVLIGFLLLGNAANLLLLIVMGQPGIAPFFGEGTPDEMSDPLPQALTLTAIVITFAVSAFLLALIYRSWQLGQADTVEDDEADLEVRGRIAEDEIEDETEIEDADDDATTDFVGIDTAPLTVLGSRDLAALDDDAPVDRPRDRGGDA, encoded by the coding sequence ATGGATGTCTCGATGGTGCTGATCGTCATCATGGCGGTGCTCTTCGCGTGCGGTGTGTACGCGATGCTCGAGCGCAGCCTCACCCGCGTGCTCATCGGCTTCCTGCTGCTCGGCAACGCGGCGAACCTGCTGCTGCTCATCGTCATGGGCCAGCCCGGCATCGCGCCGTTCTTCGGCGAGGGCACGCCCGACGAGATGTCGGACCCGCTGCCGCAGGCCCTCACACTGACGGCGATCGTCATCACCTTCGCGGTGTCGGCGTTCCTGCTCGCGCTCATCTACCGGTCGTGGCAGCTCGGTCAGGCCGACACGGTCGAGGACGACGAGGCCGACCTCGAGGTGCGCGGCCGCATCGCCGAGGACGAGATCGAGGACGAGACCGAGATCGAGGATGCCGACGATGATGCGACGACCGACTTCGTGGGCATCGACACGGCCCCGCTGACGGTGCTCGGCAGCCGCGACCTCGCTGCCCTCGACGACGACGCGCCGGTGGACCGGCCGCGTGACAGGGGAGGCGACGCATGA
- a CDS encoding LacI family DNA-binding transcriptional regulator: MSTRRATIADVAREAGVSPSTASVVFSGKTPVSDATRRRVLDAASALGYTGPDPRAASLRRGRSGIVGVVFEEHLGTAFLDPVKTLMMDGLADGVAPIGAGLLLLRDHEPVEALDSGSPARAVPTLTTAPLDAAVLIGCSGHLRESLETVIARGIPVVVIEGDAGDGVPRIDLDNREATRQAASHLRTLGHTEVAVVTLPARGGWERGWILDDTAITIDVTRDRLAGALDVFPEARAFAAAGSFIDEGLAAGRVILADPVHRPTAVIAQSDLLAAGVIRAVEEAGLRVPEDVSVTGFDGIVVDGLAPYELTTLVQPATDKGRAAGQAVATMLEGADAASIRFTCAFREGNTTASPPDRD; this comes from the coding sequence ATGAGCACGCGCCGCGCAACCATCGCCGACGTCGCCCGCGAGGCGGGAGTCTCGCCCTCGACGGCGTCCGTCGTGTTCAGTGGCAAGACGCCCGTCTCCGATGCGACCCGGCGCCGCGTTCTCGACGCGGCATCCGCACTCGGCTACACCGGACCCGATCCCCGGGCGGCCTCGCTCCGCCGCGGGCGATCGGGCATCGTCGGCGTCGTCTTCGAGGAGCACCTCGGCACGGCGTTCCTCGACCCGGTCAAGACGCTCATGATGGACGGCCTTGCCGACGGCGTCGCCCCGATCGGCGCCGGCCTGCTGCTGCTGCGCGACCACGAGCCGGTGGAGGCCCTCGACTCCGGGTCGCCGGCGCGCGCGGTGCCGACCCTCACCACCGCGCCTCTCGATGCGGCGGTGCTCATCGGCTGCAGCGGGCACCTGCGCGAGTCGCTCGAGACCGTGATCGCGCGGGGCATCCCCGTCGTCGTCATCGAGGGCGACGCCGGCGACGGCGTGCCCCGCATCGACCTCGACAACCGCGAGGCCACCCGCCAGGCCGCCAGTCACCTGCGCACCCTCGGCCACACCGAGGTCGCGGTCGTCACCCTGCCGGCGCGCGGCGGGTGGGAGCGCGGCTGGATCCTCGACGACACCGCCATCACGATCGACGTCACGCGCGACCGCCTGGCCGGCGCCCTCGACGTGTTCCCCGAGGCGCGCGCGTTCGCGGCAGCCGGGAGCTTCATCGACGAAGGGCTCGCGGCGGGCCGTGTGATCCTCGCCGATCCCGTGCACCGGCCCACCGCGGTGATCGCGCAGAGCGACCTGCTCGCCGCCGGGGTCATCCGCGCCGTGGAGGAGGCGGGCCTGCGCGTGCCGGAGGACGTCAGCGTCACGGGGTTCGACGGCATCGTCGTCGACGGCCTCGCGCCCTACGAGCTCACGACACTCGTGCAGCCCGCGACCGACAAGGGCCGCGCCGCCGGTCAGGCGGTGGCGACGATGCTCGAGGGCGCGGACGCGGCATCCATCCGCTTCACGTGCGCATTCCGTGAGGGGAATACGACGGCGTCTCCACCCGACCGGGACTGA
- a CDS encoding penicillin acylase family protein, with amino-acid sequence MSNSTIPASRAEVRAASGPIALPERPRRSLRRKVAIALFSIVAGLTVIALIATGFVVYTIQRSFPQLDGTAAVSGLGADVTVQRDALGVATITADTTDDLFFAEGYVHAQDRFWEMDFRRHVTSGRLSELFGESQLATDTFLRTLGWRSIAEQEVEALDETTRSYYDAYAAGVNAYLADHDGADASLEYAILGLQNSDYEIEPWTAADSVAWLKAMAWDLRSNIETETERAVAAASFSSDELAELYPAYPFDRNPVIVPEISDVSGIATVAHTADPAQAEASTASIEWTEVDSVIEAVSTLVGGAGEGIGSNSWVVSGRLTDTGMPLLANDPHLGASLPSVWHQIGLRCSTVSEACPFDVAGFGFSGVPGVIIGHNARIAWGFTNLTSDVTDLYLEKVEDDGYWYNGELVPFEEHTETFRVAGGPDVDLVVRKTANGPIVSGLTDDFTAIAEAPYTGTGGDVTEPTDAPTGEYAVSLRWTALEPGTTASAIFRLNTAADFTGFREAAALFDVPAQNLIYADVDGNIGYQTPGKLPMRGAADGSMPQPGWDSAYAWQGYIPFEELPVSYNPDEGYIVTANNAVVGDSYEHFLTRDWDYGWRAARIVDMLERRIAGGLVTAQDMRDIQADNESFIGRTLAAAYLDVRTGESGPDEALGLLQEWDAQNSADSAAAAYANVLWDELAQALFVEGREHAAPLSGQGRLFLVVDNLLDDPASQWWTNEALGVSSMDEMLTYAATSAYDRLVDLQGDTPSRWNWGSLHALALTSDTFGSSGIAPIEMLFNRGPYAVGGGSSVANATGWVLGEGFETVTVPSMRMVVDLSDWDASGWNHLTGTSGHAFHTNYIDQVETWQKAETTPWAFSEKAVDAATTNTLVLTPAG; translated from the coding sequence ATGTCGAACAGCACCATCCCCGCATCCCGCGCAGAGGTCCGCGCGGCGTCGGGCCCCATCGCTTTGCCGGAGCGGCCCCGCCGGTCGCTGCGCCGCAAGGTCGCGATCGCGCTGTTCAGCATCGTCGCGGGTCTCACCGTCATCGCGCTGATCGCGACCGGTTTCGTCGTCTACACGATCCAGCGCTCCTTCCCGCAGCTCGACGGCACCGCCGCGGTGAGCGGGCTCGGCGCCGACGTCACCGTGCAGCGCGATGCCCTCGGCGTCGCGACCATCACCGCCGACACCACCGACGACCTCTTCTTCGCCGAGGGGTACGTCCATGCCCAGGACCGTTTCTGGGAGATGGACTTCCGCCGTCACGTCACCAGCGGGCGCCTCTCGGAGCTGTTCGGCGAGTCTCAGCTGGCGACCGACACGTTCCTGCGCACCCTCGGCTGGCGCTCCATCGCCGAGCAGGAGGTCGAGGCCCTCGACGAGACCACCCGTTCCTACTACGACGCATACGCCGCAGGCGTGAACGCGTACCTCGCCGACCACGACGGCGCCGACGCGTCGCTCGAGTACGCGATCCTCGGGCTGCAGAACTCCGACTACGAGATCGAGCCGTGGACCGCCGCCGACTCGGTCGCCTGGCTCAAGGCGATGGCCTGGGACCTGCGATCGAACATCGAGACCGAGACCGAGCGCGCGGTCGCCGCGGCCTCATTCAGCTCCGACGAGCTCGCCGAGCTCTATCCGGCGTACCCGTTCGACCGCAACCCGGTGATCGTGCCCGAGATCTCCGACGTGTCGGGCATTGCGACCGTCGCCCACACCGCTGACCCCGCGCAGGCCGAGGCGTCGACCGCGTCGATCGAGTGGACCGAGGTCGACAGCGTGATCGAGGCCGTGAGCACCCTCGTCGGCGGGGCCGGTGAAGGCATCGGCTCGAACTCCTGGGTGGTGTCGGGTCGGCTCACCGACACCGGGATGCCGCTGCTCGCCAACGACCCGCACCTCGGAGCATCCCTCCCCAGCGTCTGGCATCAGATCGGCCTGCGCTGCTCGACCGTGTCGGAGGCGTGCCCGTTCGACGTGGCCGGGTTCGGGTTCTCGGGCGTGCCCGGCGTCATCATCGGGCACAACGCCCGCATCGCCTGGGGCTTCACCAACCTCACGAGCGACGTCACCGACCTCTACCTCGAGAAGGTCGAGGACGACGGCTACTGGTACAACGGCGAGCTCGTGCCGTTCGAGGAGCACACCGAGACCTTCCGTGTCGCCGGTGGCCCCGACGTCGACCTCGTCGTGCGCAAGACGGCGAACGGTCCGATCGTCTCGGGCCTGACCGACGACTTCACGGCGATCGCCGAAGCCCCGTACACCGGCACCGGCGGCGACGTCACCGAACCGACGGATGCCCCGACCGGGGAGTACGCGGTGAGCCTGCGCTGGACGGCCTTGGAGCCCGGCACGACGGCATCCGCGATCTTCCGCCTCAACACCGCGGCCGACTTCACGGGCTTCCGTGAGGCCGCCGCGCTGTTCGACGTGCCCGCGCAGAACCTCATCTACGCCGACGTCGACGGCAACATCGGGTACCAGACGCCCGGGAAGCTGCCGATGCGCGGCGCCGCCGACGGCTCGATGCCGCAGCCGGGCTGGGATTCGGCCTACGCGTGGCAGGGCTACATCCCGTTCGAGGAGCTGCCGGTGTCGTACAACCCCGACGAGGGCTACATCGTCACCGCCAACAACGCCGTCGTCGGCGACAGCTACGAGCACTTCCTCACCCGGGATTGGGACTACGGCTGGCGCGCGGCCCGCATCGTCGACATGCTCGAGCGCCGGATCGCCGGCGGCCTCGTGACCGCGCAGGACATGCGCGACATCCAGGCAGACAACGAGTCCTTCATCGGGCGTACCCTCGCGGCCGCCTACCTCGACGTGCGCACCGGCGAGTCGGGGCCCGACGAGGCCCTCGGCCTCCTGCAGGAGTGGGATGCGCAGAACTCCGCCGACTCCGCCGCCGCCGCGTACGCCAACGTGCTGTGGGACGAACTCGCCCAGGCGCTGTTCGTCGAGGGCCGCGAGCACGCGGCACCGCTGAGCGGTCAGGGCCGGCTCTTCCTCGTGGTCGACAACCTGCTCGACGACCCCGCGTCGCAGTGGTGGACCAACGAGGCGCTCGGCGTCTCGAGCATGGACGAGATGCTCACGTACGCGGCGACGTCGGCCTACGACCGCCTCGTCGACCTGCAGGGCGACACCCCCTCGCGCTGGAACTGGGGCTCACTGCACGCGCTCGCCCTCACCAGCGACACCTTCGGCTCGTCGGGTATCGCACCGATCGAGATGCTGTTCAACCGCGGCCCGTACGCGGTGGGCGGCGGCTCGTCGGTCGCGAACGCGACAGGCTGGGTGCTCGGCGAGGGCTTCGAGACGGTGACCGTTCCGTCGATGCGCATGGTCGTCGACCTGTCGGACTGGGATGCCTCGGGCTGGAACCACCTCACTGGCACGAGCGGCCACGCCTTCCACACCAACTACATCGACCAGGTGGAGACGTGGCAGAAGGCCGAGACCACCCCGTGGGCGTTCTCGGAGAAGGCCGTGGATGCCGCGACCACGAACACCCTCGTGCTGACCCCCGCGGGCTGA